A DNA window from Rhinolophus sinicus isolate RSC01 linkage group LG10, ASM3656204v1, whole genome shotgun sequence contains the following coding sequences:
- the GABRP gene encoding gamma-aminobutyric acid receptor subunit pi isoform X1 — MRNSLHLTFLCLSLFTGRVCSQGNRFTMEVSRSDKLSLPGFENLTVGYNKFLRPNFGGEPVQIALTLDIASISSISESNMDYTATIYLRQRWTDQRLVFEGNKSVTLDARLVEFLWVPDTYIVESKKSFLHEVTVGNRLIRLFSNGTVLYALRITTTVACNMDLSKYPMDTQTCQLQLESWGYDGNDVQFSWLRGNDSVRGLENLRLAQYTIQQYFTLVTRSQQETGNYTRLVLQFELRRNVLYFILETYVPSTFLVVLSWVSFWISLDSVPARTCIGVTTVLSMTTLMIGSRTSLPNTNCFIKAIDVYLGICFSFVFGALLEYAVAHYSSLQQMAAKDRVRIGMPKDVEEVNITNIINSSISSLKRKISFATIEISGDNVDYSNLTMKTSDKFKFVFRDKMGRIVDYFTIQNPSNVDRYSKLLFPLIFMLANVFYWAYYMYF; from the exons ATGAGAAACAGTCTCCACTTGACCTTCCTGTGTCTGAGCCTCTTCACTGGAAG GGTGTGCAGCCAGGGGAATCGGTTTACCATGGAGGTCAGCAGAAGTGACAAGCTCTCCCTGCCTGGCTTTGAGAATCTCACTGTAGGATACAACAAATTTCTCAGGCCCAATTTTGGAG GAGAACCAGTTCAGATAGCCCTGACTCTGGATATTGCAAGTATTTCTAGTATTTCAGAGAGTAACATG GACTACACAGCCACTATCTACCTCAGACAGCGCTGGACGGACCAGCGGCTGGTGTTTGAAGGTAACAAGAGCGTCACTCTGGATGCCCGCCTCGTGGAGTTCCTCTGGGTGCCGGACACGTACATTGTGGAGTCCAAGAAGTCCTTCCTCCATGAAGTCACGGTGGGAAACAGGCTCATCCGCCTCTTCTCCAACGGCACCGTCCTGTATGCTCTCAG aatcaCAACGACGGTTGCCTGTAACATGGACCTGTCTAAATACCCCATGGATACACAGACATGCCAGCTGCAACTGGAAAGCT GGGGTTATGATGGAAACGACGTGCAGTTCAGCTGGCTGAGAGGCAACGACTCTGTGCGTGGCCTGGAAAACCTTCGGCTTGCTCAGTATACCATCCAGCAGTATTTCACCTTAGTCACCAGATCACAACAGGAAACAG GAAATTATACGCGATTGGTCCTGCAATTTGAGCTTCGGAGGAATGTCctgtatttcattttggaaacCTATGTTCCTTCTACTTTCTTGGTGGTGTTATCCTGGGTTTCGTTTTGGATCTCTCTAGATTCTGTTCCTGCAAGGACCTGCATTG GAGTTACCACCGTATTGTCAATGACCACACTGATGATTGGGTCCCGTACCTCTCTTCCCAACACCAACTGCTTCATAAAGGCCATCGACGTGTACCTGGGGATCTGCTTTAGCTTCGTGTTTGGGGCCTTACTGGAATACGCGGTTGCCCACTACAGCTCCTTACAGCAGATGGCAGCCAAAGATAGGGTAAGAATT GGGATGCCGAAGGACGTGGAGGAAGTCAACATAACTAACATCATCAACAGCTCCATCTCCAGCTTGAAACGGAAGATCAGCTTTGCTACCATTGAAATTTCTGGGGATAACGTTGACTACAGCAACTTGACTATGAAAACCAGTGACAAGTTCAAGTTTGTCTTTCGAGATAAGATGGGCAGGATTGTGGATTATTTCACAATCCAAAACCCCAGTAATGTTGATCGATATTCCAAGCTcctatttcctttgatttttatgttaGCCAATGTATTCTACTGGGCGTACTACATGTATTTTTAA
- the GABRP gene encoding gamma-aminobutyric acid receptor subunit pi isoform X2, whose amino-acid sequence MRNSLHLTFLCLSLFTGRVCSQGNRFTMEVSRSDKLSLPGFENLTVGYNKFLRPNFGGEPVQIALTLDIASISSISESNMDYTATIYLRQRWTDQRLVFEGNKSVTLDARLVEFLWVPDTYIVESKKSFLHEVTVGNRLIRLFSNGTVLYALRITTTVACNMDLSKYPMDTQTCQLQLESWGYDGNDVQFSWLRGNDSVRGLENLRLAQYTIQQYFTLVTRSQQETGNYTRLVLQFELRRNVLYFILETYVPSTFLVVLSWVSFWISLDSVPARTCIGVTTVLSMTTLMIGSRTSLPNTNCFIKAIDVYLGICFSFVFGALLEYAVAHYSSLQQMAAKDRGMPKDVEEVNITNIINSSISSLKRKISFATIEISGDNVDYSNLTMKTSDKFKFVFRDKMGRIVDYFTIQNPSNVDRYSKLLFPLIFMLANVFYWAYYMYF is encoded by the exons ATGAGAAACAGTCTCCACTTGACCTTCCTGTGTCTGAGCCTCTTCACTGGAAG GGTGTGCAGCCAGGGGAATCGGTTTACCATGGAGGTCAGCAGAAGTGACAAGCTCTCCCTGCCTGGCTTTGAGAATCTCACTGTAGGATACAACAAATTTCTCAGGCCCAATTTTGGAG GAGAACCAGTTCAGATAGCCCTGACTCTGGATATTGCAAGTATTTCTAGTATTTCAGAGAGTAACATG GACTACACAGCCACTATCTACCTCAGACAGCGCTGGACGGACCAGCGGCTGGTGTTTGAAGGTAACAAGAGCGTCACTCTGGATGCCCGCCTCGTGGAGTTCCTCTGGGTGCCGGACACGTACATTGTGGAGTCCAAGAAGTCCTTCCTCCATGAAGTCACGGTGGGAAACAGGCTCATCCGCCTCTTCTCCAACGGCACCGTCCTGTATGCTCTCAG aatcaCAACGACGGTTGCCTGTAACATGGACCTGTCTAAATACCCCATGGATACACAGACATGCCAGCTGCAACTGGAAAGCT GGGGTTATGATGGAAACGACGTGCAGTTCAGCTGGCTGAGAGGCAACGACTCTGTGCGTGGCCTGGAAAACCTTCGGCTTGCTCAGTATACCATCCAGCAGTATTTCACCTTAGTCACCAGATCACAACAGGAAACAG GAAATTATACGCGATTGGTCCTGCAATTTGAGCTTCGGAGGAATGTCctgtatttcattttggaaacCTATGTTCCTTCTACTTTCTTGGTGGTGTTATCCTGGGTTTCGTTTTGGATCTCTCTAGATTCTGTTCCTGCAAGGACCTGCATTG GAGTTACCACCGTATTGTCAATGACCACACTGATGATTGGGTCCCGTACCTCTCTTCCCAACACCAACTGCTTCATAAAGGCCATCGACGTGTACCTGGGGATCTGCTTTAGCTTCGTGTTTGGGGCCTTACTGGAATACGCGGTTGCCCACTACAGCTCCTTACAGCAGATGGCAGCCAAAGATAGG GGGATGCCGAAGGACGTGGAGGAAGTCAACATAACTAACATCATCAACAGCTCCATCTCCAGCTTGAAACGGAAGATCAGCTTTGCTACCATTGAAATTTCTGGGGATAACGTTGACTACAGCAACTTGACTATGAAAACCAGTGACAAGTTCAAGTTTGTCTTTCGAGATAAGATGGGCAGGATTGTGGATTATTTCACAATCCAAAACCCCAGTAATGTTGATCGATATTCCAAGCTcctatttcctttgatttttatgttaGCCAATGTATTCTACTGGGCGTACTACATGTATTTTTAA